The stretch of DNA ATCAGAAAGTGGCGTGGTAGCGAAGGGGCGGCGGACGAGGTCCACCGCCTTTCATCTGTCGGCAGGTCAGTCGTTCAGGCTGTCCTTGAGCGCCTTGGCAGGCGTGAAGGCCAGCTTGCGCGAAGCCGCGATCTGGATGGTCGCCCCCGTGGCCGGGTTGCGGCCTTCGCGGGCGGCGACTTTCCTGACCTTGAACTTGCCAAAGTTCGGCAGGGTGATTTCATCACCGGCTTTTGCAGCTTCGGTCATCGCTTCGATCAGGGCGTCCAGCACCTTGCGGGTATCGGTCTTGCTCGTGTCGGTGGTGGTGGCGATATGATCGACCAGATCGGCGATCTTCATGGGACTATCCTTCGTTATCTGTCGGGCCGGAACCCGCTGACCCTGCCGTTACGGGGGAATTATGGCGTCTTCAAGCCTGCAGGGAGGATGCAATGACAGATACGCCGTCATGGGATGCAGCCGATCTGGCGCGCAGGCTGGCCGAGAACGCTGAGGCGGTGTGCCGCCATTACTTCTCCGCTGGTCGCCGTCACGGCAATTACTGGCTTGTCGGCGACGTTCATAACACGCCGGGACGGTCGCTCTATGTCCGCCTGCATGGTGGATCGGACGGACGTGGCCGTGCGGGCAAATAGACGGATGGTGCGACAGGGCAGCATGGGGATCTGCTCGATATCATTCGTGAAAGCCTCGGACTGCTGGATTTTCGCGATGTCGCCGACGAGGCCCGGCGTTTTCTCTGTCTGCCGCAGCCAGAGCCACGATTGGCACCTGATCGCGGCCGCTCCCATGCGTGCGGTCATGATGCTTCCCCACAGGCATCTGGCACCGCAGACGCTGCACGTCGGCTCTGGGTCATGGCCCGCCCGATTGCGGGCACACTGGCGGAAACCTGGCTGCGGCATCGTGATCTGACACGCCTGACGGGCCTGTCATCCCTGCGTTTCCACCCCGACTGCTACTATCGCGCCGATGCGGACAGTCCAACCGAGACCTGGCCCACGATGATCGCCGCCGTCACCGACCTTGAAGGCCGCGTTACCGGCGTCCATCGCACCTGGCTGGCGCGGGACGGACGCGGCAAGGCGCCAGTCGAAATGCCGCGTCGGGCCATGGGCGACCTGCTCGGCAACGCCGTGCGGTTTGGCGCGGTGTCCGACGTTCTGGCGGCAGGCGAGGGGATCGAGACGGTGCTCTCGCTTCATGAGGTCATGCCCGATCTGCCTCTGGCCGCCTGCCTGTCCTCGGCGCATCTCGCCGCCATGGTGTTTCCACCTGCGCTGCGCCGCCTCTATGTGCTGCGCGATGACGACCCGGCCGGAGACCATGCGGTGATGACCCTGCAGGCCCGGACGCAGGAGGCCGGGATCGAGTGCCTCGTGCTGTCACCGCGTCTGGCGGATTTCAACGATGATCTCCGCTACCTCGGGCGTGGGGCGCTGCGGGCGATCCTGCATCCCCAGCTTGCCCCGCAGGACGTGGCGCGGTTTCTGCATCCGGTCACGCACTGAGACGGGCCGGGAAGAGGGGTGGGTCACCTTCTTTCCCGTGTAGCGCAGGCTGTCCCGCTTCCGGATGGGGCGCGCCTGCGGCCTTTCAGGAAGGGGAGCGGGCGTCAGCCAGGCCGGGCCTTCAATGGCGGAGACGGCTATTTTCCGCCGCGCGTGCCGCGCTTTGCATTGCGAAGCAAAATAGCCGTCTCCCTGCCATCCTCCACTGCGTTCCGGCCGCGCGATGCGCGGTTCCGGCCCGGCCTTCGTCTGCCGCTATCCGCCCCCGGAAAGGCCGCGAGGGGCGCGGCCAGAACCGGAGGACAGACCCATGACCCGCATACAGGATGATTTCGAACCCGCGCACGCCACCTCTTCCACCGCCCATGTGCTGGCGGAACTCCAGCTTTACGGCCACCGTTCCTTCGAGGATGAGCCGGACCCGCGGCCCTTGCCCGACGCCAGCCAGATCGAGGGCGCGGTTGCCGATATCTTCGATGCCCTGTCCGCCACGCTGACCGACACGCGCCTGGAATCCGATCTCGAACCGCTGCTCTGGTCCACGGTCAATGTCTTTCACCGCATGGTCGGGCAGGTCGAACGTGACCTTGATCGCAACGAGGCGGCGCAGAAGCGTAGCCAGCAGGAACAGGATGGCAGCGAGATCCGCGCGGTGGAACTGGAACGCCTCATCGCCGAAGGACTGACCCTGCTGGAGCGACGCAACGCCTACGAGATCTTCCGCGACCTCGCCTGCGACCGGTTCGAACGCCTGACGATGTCGCCCTGGCGTCCGCGCTCTGGTTCTCTGGTCAGCCGAAGCACCCTGACGGCCTCAATGATCGATAGTCGCGATTTCCTCAACGCCCGCCGCAAGGCCGAAACCGAGCTGCTTGTGCCTCCCGGCCCGAAGGTCGCGGTCACCGGCGGGCTTGATTACGAGGACCATCACCTGATCTGAAACCGCCTCGACAAGGTGCGTGAGAAGCATCCCGACATGGTGCTGTTGCATGGCGGCTCACCCAAGGGGGCCGAATTCATCGCTTCCCGCTGGGCGGATCATCGCGAAATTCCACAGATCGCCTTCAAGCCGGACTGGAATCGGTATGGCAAGGCCGCCCCGTTTCGGCGGAACAATGCCCTGCTGAAAGTCCTGCCCGTCGGCGTCATGGTCTTCCCGGGATCGGGCATTCAAGACAATCTGGCCGACAAGGCGAAACAGATGGACATTCCGGTCTGGCGGTTTCGCAGGGAGGCTGGCGCGTGAGCGCCTCCTCCAAATGAGAATACTGTTTTCGGTATTCACCAGTGCACTGTCGTCATATACACTGTCACGAAATGTTACCGAACCACACAGGGAGAGCGGTATGGAGACTGCGTTGCCAGGAGCGCAGGCGGACATTGGCTCGCATGACAGCGTTCTGACCTGCGTCCAGAAGACTGAAAAAATTACGGCGATTGTCCCGCTCGCAATCATGGTTATCTGTGTGGCGCCGCCGGTCCTTGGAAATCTGATTCATTTGAGCCTTGCCGGCGCTCTTCTGAACGGGTTTTTGTGTTTCCTGATTTCAGGTCTGCTGATCAAGGGCGTTAAAGCATTCATTCTCACCCCCTTTCAGAATTTTCGTTACAAAAAAGCTGCCGAGCAGCTGGGTGCCGAAATTCAGGCGGCCAATTCATCGGTTCTGCAAAAGCGGATATGGTGGCAGGAGACACCGGGCGCACTGGCGATCACCGGACAAGGCGAGGTCATCGTCATGGACCAGAACAGCGATTATCGGAAACGGCATCTGCGTGCTGACCAGATCGTCGGCGTTCAGGTGGAGCGTCAGGCGACACACATTACCAATACGCGTCATGGCGGACGCTTCACTATTGGAGGCCTGTCGCGCAGTGGTTTGTTCGGCGGCTATACTTTCGGCGGCCGTTCTCGCTCGACCACACGGACCGTCGAGACAGCCTTTCTCGAACTCCAGTATCAGTTGGACCCCAACGGGCTGACTTATATGACAATCGTACCGTTTGGTACCGCGCGTCGGGAGGCTGATGCACTCTGTACGACGATCCGCCGCATGGCGGGGCTATCCTAGCTGTCAGGTTGTGAGACGTCATTGGGATGATGTAGCGTGGGCGATACCGCGTTATGCTTCGTTGTTTTCTTCCGTTTGCAGGGAGACCGAATGATGCTTCAGATCCACCCACAGGCACGCACGACACCGGCTGTCCGGGCTGAGATAGCTCGTTCGTCAGAACCGACATCCGTGCTCGCCAGACGCTACGGGATCAGCGATGAAACAGTCCGCAAGTGGCGCAGGCGTGGTTCGGACGCCTGTCAGGACCGCAGCAGCCGTCCCTGGAGGCTGGCCTGGAAAGCCTCGGAGGAGGAGCGCGCCATTGTCTGTCAGCTTCGGCGTTCTACCGGTTTTGGTCTGGATGATCTGACCTTTGTCTTACGGCATTTCCTGCCGCATCTGAACCGGGACAATATCTGGCGGATACTGAAAGACGCCGGATTGAACAGGCTGCCTCCTGTTCCAAAGGCCGGACCAGTTCGGGGACAGGGAAAGTTCCGCGATTACGATCCCGGTTATGTCCATATCGATGTGAAACATCTGCCAAAATTACAGACAGCAGATGGGGACCGGCGGAAACGTTTTCTGTATGTCGCCATCGATCGCTGTTCCCGTTCAGTGCACCTGGCTGTTTATGACGCGGAAAATGCGGATAATTCCGTTGATTTCCTCAATGCCGTCAAATCGGCCTTTCCTTTCCGGATCACCCATATCCTGACCGATCGTGGCTCCTGCTTTACAGCGGACGACTTCGAAAAAGCCTGTCATGACATGGGAATCGACCGACGCCGGACCAAGGCTTACTCCCCTCAGACCAATGGAATGGTGGAACGCTTCAATGGCCGTGTCGCTACAGAAGTACTGCAGGTCTGTGTCTCAAACCATGAAGATCTGGAAATTCTGCTCAGAGGCTTCTGTTTCGCCTACAATCATCGCCCGCAGCGTGTTCTGGGCGGCATCGCTCCCGCCCAATGCATCATCTCATGGCTTGAAAAACATCCCGCGTCACGTAATCAAGACTATATCAAACCGGCTGGTCGTGACATCATGAAACAGGTCGACGAAATCCTTGATTACGCCAATGACGTCTCACAACCTGACAGATAGGCTCAGGACTCATAGCCAGAACAAGACGGTTGCGGCGAGGCAGATGGCGGAGAAGAAGATAGTCGGAGATCTGTCATAGCGTGTTGCGACCCGCCGCCAGTCCTTGAGCCTTCCGAACATGATCTCGATACGGTTGCGGCGTTTATATTTTCTCTTGTCGTATTTGACTGGTTTTCCGCGAGATTTCCGTCCTGGAATGCAGGGCTTTATACCTTTCGCTTTCAGAGCGTCCCTGAACCAGTCGGCGACATACCCGCGATCTCCCAGCATCCATTGTGCTGCAGGAAGACTGTCCAGCAGGGCAGCGGCACCGGTATAATCGCTGATCTGTCCCGCAGTCATGAAAAAGCTCAGCGGACGTCCGTTCCGGTCGGTGATCGCATGCAGCTTCGTGTTCATGCCACCTTTGGTGCGACCGATCTGTTTAGTCCCGGGATTTGATGGATTGGATTAATGATGAATCTTTCTGGCTCTGAAGTCCAGATTTTGCAGATATATTCGTAAGGTGTGAGCCCATTGAGGGTCTTGAGCCTTCGCCCGAAATTATACGCTGCCATGAAGTCGTTGAGATGGATCTTCAACTGCTCATGGCTGTCGTCATGGAAGCGTTTGACGGTTGCTTCCTTGATTGTCCGGTTCATCCGCTCAACCTGACCGTTCGTCCAGGGATGGTTTGGTTTCGTGAGACGGTGTTCGATCCCGTGGGCTTCGCAGATCATGTCGAAGCGCATGGGACGCGACCAGGCCGTATTGCGATTACGGAGTTGGTCAGCGAACTGGATCCCATAGCACATCGGGAAGCTCTTTTGCAGAGTTCACCTATCTGGCCTTAAGGCCAGATAGGTGGCCACGGACCGGGCGATATGTCTCCACAATGATGGTGTCCAGCCACACAGGGGAGATAACCGGCCGTGACCAGACCCAACCCTACACCGACAACAGCTGTTCTCGTCGCTATCGATGTTGCCAAATCACGCAATGAAGTCTTGATTGAGGTGCCCGGTAATCGACGGCGTCGACGCCTGACTGTGGCCAACACGCGCACAGAACATGACCGTTTCATTGCAGAACTGCAGGCCCTGGCACCGCGGCCGGTCATTGTTGGCTTCGAACCGACCGGACATTATCATCGTCCGCTGGCCTGGCGCCTCGTGCAGGCCGGGTTTGATGCACGCCTGATTTCTTCGGTCGCTCTGGCCCGCACGCGAGAGGCGCTGCACAACGGCTGGGACAAGAATGACCCCAAGGATGCACAGGTCATCCTGCACATGCTCCAGATTGGCGCAGCCAAACCATATCATGATCCTCTTGCCAACGAGATCAACAACATTCAGGAATTGTCCGTTACCCATGAAGTGATTTCCCGTGCCAAAACCGAGGTCCAGCACCGGATCCTTACCCACTATCTGCCTCTCTATTTTCCGGAAATTGAGCGCTTCAAGGGCAACACGCGCAGCGACTGGTTCTTTGCCCTCCTTGAGCAATTTCCTGTTCCAGCTGCTATTACCGCGCTCAGCAAGGAGGCGTTTGTTGCTGCCGCCTGGAGTGTTGTTGGGCGCAAGGTCAGTAAATCTCGTCTTCTGGGTGATATCTGGGAAACAGCTCATAGATCGATTGCGCTGCCTGTTTCTCCGGATGCCCCAGCGATCGAGATGTTCCGGGTCGTCCTAGGCGAGGCGCGAAGGCTGATCGCGCAACGTGATGCGATCGAGGAAGCTGCGATTGACCTACTCGGCGATCACAGCGACTTTCAACGCTTGCAGCAGGTGCCGGGGATCGGGCCAATCCATGCCCTGACGATTCTTGCCGAGGCAGGCGACCTGCGGCGATTTCGTCATCACCGGCAATTTCTGAAATTCTGTGGTCTTGACCTGTCAACCTATCAGTCAGGCCAATATCGCGGCAAAACCAAGCTGTCCAAACGCGGCAACGCGCGTCTGCGACGGACACTGTGGATGGCGGCACAGGTCGCCATTCGCCAGCGTGAGAACAGCTTCCGTGACAAGTTCGACCGCTATGTGGCCAGGGACCGGCATGATCCGGACCTGCGCCGCAAGGCGTTCACAGCCATCACCGCAAAGATGGGGCGCGTTGTGCACGCGATCATCAAACGCGGTGACGATTACCGGCCTTTCGTCGAAGGGCCGGTGCCAGGTGGAGGAACCCCTCTCTATTGGTGCCATGAGGGCGCATCTGCGACCCTGTAGATAATGTTAGGGTCTTCCACCTGGGTTTTCGCATCCCATCTTCAGGACGGTTAGGGCCACGGCACCAACATGCCGCACTGGACCCTGTGTTTGCTATGGCCGGGAGCGCCCTTATTTTGCGGTGGAGACCGCCTGGTTTTTGCTTGCAGTATTTTTCAACGACAGTGCAAACTGCCGATGGAGACGTGTTGCCAAATCGACCGGATGCTTCCCGATATAGGACGTTGTCGGTCAAAATGGTATGGATCCGGTAAGGAATGACGCTCAGAAGAAATTCGAGGAATTCCCAGGCCGTTTTCCGGTCGGCTTTCCCGACCAGTTGTGTGACAGCGAATTTGCTTGTCCGGTCGATGGCAACGAAGAGGTACAGCTTGCCCTCGGCGGTCTGGACCTCTGCGATATCGAGATGAAAGAACCCGATCAGGTAGCGTTTGAAGCGCTGTCGTTTTGGCTTGGCTCCCTCCATGTCCGGAAGCCGGGATATCCCGTGACGCTGAAAGCAGCGATGCAGGGCCGAGCGTGTCAGATGCGGAATGGTGGCCTGCAACGCATAAAGGCAGTCATCCAGCGGCAGCAGGGTATGCCGACGAAAGGCTACGATCATCGCTTCATCCGTCTCAAAAAGAACCGTTGATCGCGGCTCTCTGGGACCGGTTTTCTGATCTTCGACAGTCTGACGCTTCCGCCATTTTGCCACTGTTTTCGGGGTGATCCCGAACGCCTCGCTCAGGGCCGAGAGCGAAGCCTGCGATCGCTGTATTGCTGCTCGCACAGCGTGCGTGGTCGTGGCGCTCCCATGACGTATCTGTCCCATCATGCTTCCTTCCACTCACGTGAAAATATCACACCATCAAATCCCGGGACTAAACACCTAGCGCGGCAGGACCGACCGGGCCGCAGGGCGAAGCGGGAGCGACAGGGCCAGTAGGGGCGACTGGTGCCATCGGCCCTGCGGGCAAGGATGGGACGAACGCTTCCGCTGCGGTGCCCGTCACGACGAACACATCCCCCGGTTCGTCGCTGGCCCTGGCGTTCGCCTCGACCGGCGACGTCGCGTATGACGTAACGCCGACCCAGGCGTTGACGCTCTCCCTGTCGAGTGGCGTCTCCGGTCAGTTCCAGATCCTGCGCCTCGTGATTCGCCAACCGTTGAGCGGTGGCTTTGCCGTCACGCTCCCGACCGGCGTTAAATATGCGGGGGGTGTCGCGCCCACGGTCAGCACGACGGCGGGTCAGATCACGGTGGTGAATTTCGCCACGGATGATGGCGGGGTGACGTATCTCGGGGGCTTGTAATGGCGAGCCTGACAGTCGGAACCCTCTCGGCCACGTCCGAGACGGCCAATCAAATTGGTCTTTCCTTATCGGCGGATGCCAGCGGCGGAACGGCCCCGCTCAGCAATACCCTCCATCGTGGAACGAGCGACGGGTTCGCCGCCTCGGACGCCACGAAAATCGCGGACAACGTCACCTTTCCCTACGCGGATGGCAGTTTTACGTCGGACCAGCTCAGCCAGTCCGGGCAGACGTATTATTATCTCTGCGAATATATCGATTCTAAAGGGAAGGCGATCTGGACCAACCAAGCTTCAGCAACCTTACAGACGACAGGCAGATCCATGGCCACGGTCACGATCGCTCCAAATGCAGCCGGGATTTCCTATTCTCCTGAGAATTGGAACGTCACCGCCAGCGCGGCCATTACGG from Kozakia baliensis encodes:
- a CDS encoding IS110 family RNA-guided transposase, which translates into the protein MTRPNPTPTTAVLVAIDVAKSRNEVLIEVPGNRRRRRLTVANTRTEHDRFIAELQALAPRPVIVGFEPTGHYHRPLAWRLVQAGFDARLISSVALARTREALHNGWDKNDPKDAQVILHMLQIGAAKPYHDPLANEINNIQELSVTHEVISRAKTEVQHRILTHYLPLYFPEIERFKGNTRSDWFFALLEQFPVPAAITALSKEAFVAAAWSVVGRKVSKSRLLGDIWETAHRSIALPVSPDAPAIEMFRVVLGEARRLIAQRDAIEEAAIDLLGDHSDFQRLQQVPGIGPIHALTILAEAGDLRRFRHHRQFLKFCGLDLSTYQSGQYRGKTKLSKRGNARLRRTLWMAAQVAIRQRENSFRDKFDRYVARDRHDPDLRRKAFTAITAKMGRVVHAIIKRGDDYRPFVEGPVPGGGTPLYWCHEGASATL
- a CDS encoding HU family DNA-binding protein, whose translation is MKIADLVDHIATTTDTSKTDTRKVLDALIEAMTEAAKAGDEITLPNFGKFKVRKVAAREGRNPATGATIQIAASRKLAFTPAKALKDSLND
- a CDS encoding IS481 family transposase is translated as MLQIHPQARTTPAVRAEIARSSEPTSVLARRYGISDETVRKWRRRGSDACQDRSSRPWRLAWKASEEERAIVCQLRRSTGFGLDDLTFVLRHFLPHLNRDNIWRILKDAGLNRLPPVPKAGPVRGQGKFRDYDPGYVHIDVKHLPKLQTADGDRRKRFLYVAIDRCSRSVHLAVYDAENADNSVDFLNAVKSAFPFRITHILTDRGSCFTADDFEKACHDMGIDRRRTKAYSPQTNGMVERFNGRVATEVLQVCVSNHEDLEILLRGFCFAYNHRPQRVLGGIAPAQCIISWLEKHPASRNQDYIKPAGRDIMKQVDEILDYANDVSQPDR